ACAGCTCCACGTCGACTCcaaaacagtaacactgctttctGTAGTCCCTTTTccccaaaaaaatgaaataaatatacaaatatataaccTAAACATCAAGAGACTAGCTAACAATTTGATTGCTTGACTGCAGCTCTTTAATATCACCCATTTTAAAGCCACGTTGAAAGAACATTTAGGATAAACAGTAGGCATGCATTTCTTTTACACCCCATTCCCCGAAAAAGCTCCCAACGTACTGTGATTCACAGTATCATTACGGGTATTTAATTTACAGTGATATACAACAAAGAAACGCCTCTTATCAGAAAAAGGGATACCTCAATCTATTTTGATCCAAAGGCTCTAGTGCACACCACCTTTCCATTCCACTTTTTCCCCAAGCCCCTAAATTAGCCCCATTTATTCAGGGTGCTGCTGCGGATATATTGATCCTAGATGTCCATCATTTCAGAACGCCTTCTTAACGGTCAAGATTGATAGTCCAGTGTCCATTTGATTCTCTGCTTTCTCCTTCGGTTTTCAGGTCCTGGAATACCTGAGTAAAGAAGTGTGGATCGGAATTAATCTGTAGCATTTTGGCACTCATTTTATCAATGATCCGCAGGCACCTTTCCCAGAAGACCTCCTTGTTGGTCTCCACTAGAAATGGTTTCAGGGGATACGAAATTTCGTTCCCCATATAGGAATAGGCCAGGTACAGACAGGTGAGGAAGACCGCTTGAAGTTCGTATTCGCTGTTGATTTCGTCGCTTACAGCCTCTCTGCACAGCAGGTAAACGAATACCAGGTTAGCAGGTGTAATGAAGCCCTGGTCCTGCCATCCTTGGAGGAGCAGCGAACGGTCCACGTTTCTGAACCACAGGATGATCTCGTTGGGGCTCAGTTCCTTCAGCCTGAAGCATCTTCTGCACATGAACTCTCCCAGGCAGCGCAGCAGCTCCCCGGTGGATGCCTGCACGATCACTCGTCTCGGGGAGCACAGAGACCGGTTGCTTGCCTGTTTCGGCACGGAGATGAGCTGCTTGCCATTTTGCGTAATGTTCTGGGTCTGGTTCGGATGGAGGCTTTGGTTAGGAACGGTGGGCACTGGAACAGCTAGTGGAACGGATTTCTGTTCCCGGTGAGACACTTTTCGATCCGAACCGGG
This region of Erpetoichthys calabaricus chromosome 8, fErpCal1.3, whole genome shotgun sequence genomic DNA includes:
- the cdk5r2b gene encoding cyclin-dependent kinase 5 activator 2b, whose translation is MGTVLSLSPGSGKGGIAEEKSDSMGGYSAIPNSKNGKTEKSLKRHSVIISALTWKRLVAASAKKKNAKKINPNPPASQANNNPVEHLNNENLKKSQQQPGSDRKVSHREQKSVPLAVPVPTVPNQSLHPNQTQNITQNGKQLISVPKQASNRSLCSPRRVIVQASTGELLRCLGEFMCRRCFRLKELSPNEIILWFRNVDRSLLLQGWQDQGFITPANLVFVYLLCREAVSDEINSEYELQAVFLTCLYLAYSYMGNEISYPLKPFLVETNKEVFWERCLRIIDKMSAKMLQINSDPHFFTQVFQDLKTEGESRESNGHWTINLDR